A single Planctomycetota bacterium DNA region contains:
- a CDS encoding glucosamine-6-phosphate deaminase, translated as MRITITDTPLHLGQAAASKAIAHIETALAARGKANIIVATGASQFATLDHLTKSMSIDWSRVTGFHLDEYLGLPMSHPASFRGYLKHRFVDRVPLAAFHYINGDASDPLAECERAGKLLRAHPIDVALVGIGENAHLAFNDPPANFDTDEPYIIVDLDEACRKQQLGEGWFPTLADVPTRAISMSVTWIMKAAAIVCSVPDERKAEAVQRSVEGPVSPRTPASILQRHANLDLYLDRAAASRLTKRQ; from the coding sequence ATGCGGATCACCATCACCGATACGCCCCTTCACCTCGGACAGGCCGCCGCATCGAAAGCGATCGCCCATATCGAAACCGCCCTCGCCGCACGCGGCAAGGCCAACATCATCGTCGCCACCGGCGCCAGTCAGTTCGCCACGCTCGATCACCTCACCAAATCAATGTCGATCGACTGGTCGCGCGTGACGGGCTTTCATCTCGATGAATACCTGGGTTTGCCCATGTCGCATCCCGCTTCCTTCCGCGGGTATCTCAAGCACCGGTTCGTCGACCGCGTTCCCCTCGCCGCATTTCACTACATCAACGGCGACGCCTCCGATCCGCTCGCCGAGTGCGAACGCGCCGGCAAGTTGCTGAGGGCGCATCCGATTGATGTGGCGCTCGTCGGCATCGGCGAGAACGCGCACCTGGCTTTCAACGATCCGCCGGCGAATTTCGACACCGATGAGCCGTACATCATCGTCGATCTCGACGAGGCCTGCCGCAAACAGCAGCTTGGCGAGGGCTGGTTCCCGACGCTCGCCGACGTGCCCACGCGGGCGATTTCGATGTCGGTCACATGGATCATGAAAGCCGCCGCGATCGTCTGCTCCGTGCCCGACGAGCGCAAGGCCGAGGCCGTCCAGCGCAGCGTCGAAGGCCCCGTCTCCCCGCGCACCCCCGCGTCGATCCTTCAGCGCCATGCCAACCTCGACCTCTACCTCGACCGCGCCGCCGCGAGCCGGCTGACGAAGCGCCAATGA
- the thpR gene encoding RNA 2',3'-cyclic phosphodiesterase translates to MEFHVKRCFVALPLDAITRADMGDVLRGLDIEGMRPTGLENLHITVKFLGDVEDPDLPGVIEAVREAIRGVGRFELAAERLLYLPDARRPRVLAAEMDRPETVMRLYDQIEDAMEAVGFRREGRAYRPHVTLGRFRKPPRHVPDVSMVLTEPVICEVERVVLMESVLERGGAVYAELASFDL, encoded by the coding sequence ATGGAGTTTCACGTCAAACGCTGCTTCGTCGCGCTGCCGCTGGATGCGATCACGCGGGCGGACATGGGGGATGTGCTGCGCGGATTGGACATCGAGGGGATGCGGCCGACGGGGTTGGAGAACCTGCACATCACGGTGAAGTTTCTGGGCGATGTGGAGGATCCTGATCTGCCGGGGGTGATCGAGGCGGTGCGGGAGGCGATACGCGGAGTGGGGCGGTTTGAGTTGGCGGCGGAACGGCTGTTGTATCTGCCGGATGCGCGGCGGCCGCGCGTATTGGCGGCGGAGATGGATCGGCCGGAGACGGTGATGAGGTTGTATGACCAGATCGAGGATGCGATGGAGGCGGTGGGTTTTCGTCGGGAAGGGCGGGCGTATCGGCCGCATGTGACACTGGGCCGATTCCGCAAGCCGCCGCGTCATGTGCCGGACGTGTCAATGGTGTTGACGGAGCCGGTGATTTGCGAAGTGGAGCGCGTCGTGCTGATGGAGTCGGTGCTGGAGCGGGGCGGGGCGGTTTATGCGGAACTCGCTTCGTTCGATCTTTGA
- a CDS encoding sugar kinase, translating to MMSLIVTGSIGIDTVITPTGRAENVLGGSCVYFAAAAIFFTPVRLVAAVGEDFPAEHMNVFKHFKIDTAGLEKRAGARTFRWTGEYQENMNDRDTLAVELNVLAESLPPVPDRFRDSKFIFLANTHPLGQMALLENFPNAELVVADTMDLWINTARDELGALMKKLDGLVLNDSEAKLLTGQSNMVVASQKIVEMGPKFVVIKKGEHGCLLNHTDGVAVLHAYPAANVIDPTGAGDSFAGGMMGYLASTGRVDLPAIKRALAYGTIVASYNIESFTLDRLMEISRADIDHRLKEFADIVRFDG from the coding sequence ATCATGAGTCTGATCGTCACAGGAAGCATCGGGATCGACACGGTCATCACCCCCACCGGTCGCGCGGAGAATGTGCTCGGCGGGTCGTGCGTCTATTTCGCCGCGGCGGCGATTTTCTTCACGCCCGTGCGCCTCGTGGCGGCAGTCGGGGAGGATTTTCCGGCTGAGCACATGAACGTGTTCAAACATTTCAAAATCGACACGGCGGGACTTGAGAAGCGGGCCGGGGCCCGGACGTTCCGCTGGACGGGCGAGTATCAGGAGAACATGAACGATCGCGACACGCTGGCGGTCGAATTGAATGTGCTCGCCGAGTCGCTCCCGCCGGTGCCGGACCGATTCCGCGATTCGAAGTTCATCTTTCTGGCGAACACGCATCCGCTGGGTCAGATGGCGCTACTCGAGAATTTCCCGAACGCCGAGCTGGTCGTGGCGGACACGATGGATCTTTGGATCAACACGGCGCGCGACGAGTTGGGTGCGCTGATGAAGAAGCTCGACGGGCTGGTGCTCAACGATTCGGAGGCGAAGCTTTTGACGGGTCAGAGCAACATGGTCGTCGCATCGCAGAAGATCGTCGAGATGGGGCCGAAGTTCGTGGTGATCAAGAAGGGCGAGCACGGGTGTCTGCTCAATCACACCGACGGCGTGGCGGTGCTGCATGCGTATCCGGCGGCGAACGTCATCGACCCCACCGGTGCGGGCGACAGCTTCGCGGGCGGGATGATGGGCTATCTCGCCAGCACCGGCCGCGTCGACCTGCCGGCGATCAAACGGGCGCTGGCCTACGGCACGATCGTCGCCAGCTACAACATCGAATCGTTCACGCTCGACCGGCTCATGGAAATCAGCCGGGCGGACATCGATCATCGACTCAAAGAATTCGCCGACATCGTGCGATTCGACGGTTGA
- a CDS encoding EVE domain-containing protein, which translates to MNYWLIKTEPGAWSWDDQVAAPKKTTNWSGVRNAQAAINLRAMKKGDRCLFYHSVTDKAVVGIVEVAKTAYPDPGDEAGKAVQVDVKAVMPFAEPVTLAAIKGEKSLANIALIRQSRLSVMPLDAAQYETICQMGKTS; encoded by the coding sequence ATGAACTACTGGCTGATCAAGACGGAGCCGGGCGCGTGGTCGTGGGACGATCAGGTTGCGGCGCCGAAGAAGACGACGAACTGGAGCGGCGTACGCAATGCGCAGGCGGCGATCAATCTTCGCGCGATGAAGAAGGGCGACCGCTGTCTGTTCTATCACTCGGTGACGGACAAGGCGGTCGTCGGCATCGTCGAGGTCGCCAAGACCGCATACCCTGATCCGGGCGACGAAGCGGGCAAGGCGGTGCAGGTCGACGTCAAGGCGGTCATGCCCTTTGCTGAACCCGTCACGCTCGCGGCGATCAAGGGGGAAAAGTCGCTGGCGAACATCGCATTGATCCGCCAGTCGCGATTGTCGGTCATGCCGCTGGATGCGGCGCAATACGAAACCATCTGCCAGATGGGCAAAACCAGTTAA